Within the Syntrophales bacterium genome, the region TTGGTTTTGTTGATCGGCTTGCCGACCGATCCCAGACGATTGCCCATTAATGGGGAATTGATCGTAATAGCCGGGGATGTTTCGCTCAAGCCATAGGCGTCATAGGTGGGAATCCCGACGTCGATAAAGAATTTTGCGATTTCCACGTTCATCGAGGCGCTGCCGGTGACGGCGTTTTCAAGACGTCCTCCAAACCGGGCCCGAATCTTTTTCAAGACGATTGCATCCAGGAGCTTGTATTTTAGACTTGCTTTGCCTGTTTCTCGTTTCAGTTTTGCCGCCTCCAGTGCCATCTCAAAGAGGCGTAATTTTAACCCGCCTTCCGCCCTCATTTTGGCCCAGACCCCGTTATAGACCTTGTTAAAGATGCGGGGCACGGTGATCATGAACGTGGGCTGGATTTTGGGCAAATCATCGATGAGAGTCTCAACCGAACCCATAATGCCAATGGAGCCGCCTCTTATCATAAAGGCGTGCAAATCGGCCGTTATTCCGAAGGTGTGCGCCCAGGGGAGCATGGAGATGCAGCGGCTCTTCTCGGTCAGGTTCAAAAACCAGGCCAGGCCGGCCTTGACATTTTCCGCCAGATTCCCATGCGAAAGCAGGACTCCCTTGGGTTCGCCCGTGGTCCCTGAGGTATATATCAACAGAGCAACATCGGTGGGTTTCGGATGAAGAGCGGGTACAGGTTTCTCCCTGCCTTTTGTCTCCAAGGCTTCCAGCGAGTTTTCCCCTGAGCCCTCAATCAGAAAAATTTGTTTCAAGGTTGGTATTTCACTGGGGAAATTCTTGACCTTCTCCAGCACCTCCGGTTTGGATACGAACAGAACCTTGATTTCGGCATCCTTCACGATATACTGCCACATTGAAAGCAGCTCTTTTTCATACATGGGCACATAGGCGGCGCCCAAACCCTGGGTCGCCATCTCGCCGATCAGCCACTCCTTGCGATTATTGGCGATAATCCCGATTTTATCCCCCGGCTTAACGCCGATTGCCGCTAATCCTGCCCGTAAATTATTTACGCGAGCCGCGATTTGACCGTATGTCGTCCACTGGTAAACCCCCGCGCCGTCTTTCTCTCCGATTAATGGGTTGTTGGCAAATTTCGAGGCGCTGTTTTCAAAAATATCCACCAGATTATCCGGCGCATCAAATTTGCTATTGTACTGGCCATATTCAAAAATCGCCATAATTCTTTTCTCCTTTTCGAGTGGTATAGTTTTGCCGCTATCTATTTGAGTGTATTTTCATAATGCGTATAATCCAGAGATGGCGCCAATGCCTTCCATACAGAGCGAGTATAGGAGGGCTGTTTTTGTCTGTCAAGGCATATCTGAGGTTTTCTGAAAAGGCATTGACAGGGGGTATTTATCGGCGTATCTGGAAAAACATATCATTGTGGCCGTACACAGAGAACAAACATCAGCCCAGCGCGCCGGAAGAAACAGTTCACTTAACTCGCAAATCAAAGAAAGGAGTATCATCATGACAGCTTGTATCTTGCGCATCAACATGAACGATCTGACCTATCGCGTCGAAGACGTCCCGGAAGCCTACAAGAATCTGGGTGGGCGCGGACTGACTTCGTCTATTGTCGCCGACGAGGTTCCGCCGCTGTGCCATCCCCTCGGCCCCAACAACAAGCTTGTCTTTGCGCCGGGCATGGTGACGGGCACGGTTGCGCCCACGTCGGCTCGCGTCTCGGCCGGGGCAAAGTCGCCCTTGACCGGCGGCATCAAGGAGTCCAATGCCGGCACCTCGTGGGCGCGCGACCTGGCGACGCTGCAGGTCAAGGCTATTGTGGTCGAGGGCCAGCCCAAGGGAAAAGGCAAGTTCTGGGGCGTCCATCTTGCCTGGGACGCA harbors:
- a CDS encoding AMP-dependent synthetase/ligase, which translates into the protein MAIFEYGQYNSKFDAPDNLVDIFENSASKFANNPLIGEKDGAGVYQWTTYGQIAARVNNLRAGLAAIGVKPGDKIGIIANNRKEWLIGEMATQGLGAAYVPMYEKELLSMWQYIVKDAEIKVLFVSKPEVLEKVKNFPSEIPTLKQIFLIEGSGENSLEALETKGREKPVPALHPKPTDVALLIYTSGTTGEPKGVLLSHGNLAENVKAGLAWFLNLTEKSRCISMLPWAHTFGITADLHAFMIRGGSIGIMGSVETLIDDLPKIQPTFMITVPRIFNKVYNGVWAKMRAEGGLKLRLFEMALEAAKLKRETGKASLKYKLLDAIVLKKIRARFGGRLENAVTGSASMNVEIAKFFIDVGIPTYDAYGLSETSPAITINSPLMGNRLGSVGKPINKTKVVIDRSRTGETGDDGEILCFGPQCMIGYHNKPEKTREVIVEMNGMRGVRTGDRGRLDDDGFLYITGRFKEEYKLANGKYIHPETIELEMKVLPWILNAVITGAGHDYNVGLIVPDMKLLQNLAAELNLSVEPKDLFDPANAAGQKFKDLLTAEVQNHLKKTIGSYEIPRKFAFILDDFTVDNGMLTQTMKLKRLMVIEKYGYLLEELYKK